In Aspergillus nidulans FGSC A4 chromosome II, the genomic stretch TAGCACTAACTTATATAGGCTCCACGAGTCGAGGGCCAGTATTTTGCTTGCGGATGTATGCTTGTGTGGGCGGGGCTACTAATTTGAATGAATTAAGCCATGTCATATGCGCTTGCTGAATCGCAGTCTATTATGATACTTTCGCAAAGGCAGGGATTCAAGGATGACTGTGACTTTGACTTGAATAATGGAAAGCTTATAAACATATATCACGATGACCCTCTGATAATATTTCAACACCAAACACTATTTTTCAACCGACCCCTCTGACGATTCCTGTAACAAAGCAGCTTCTCTGTTAGAGTAACTCTTGAGTGTCTCTTTGATCATTTCATCGTAGTCAAAATGCCAAATCTTATAAGATCGatccttcaactcctcgaAACAAGTCTCAGCCTTGACCCATTTGGCTGGATCTGCCCACTCAGGCTGGTGATAAAAGTCACAGACTCTTCGACTACTGTTCACTAGCCACTGACTCCTAGTCCGTCTGATGGCATTGAAGGTCTCAAATGCTGCACTCAGTGCCTTCCCCTTTGACACTCTGCTAGCCTGTACGGAGACATTGACCTGCTTCATCAGAGTGGCAAGACACAACGCGTCCTCGATCCCAATACATGCACCGGCCCCGTGATGTGGGCTAGACGCATGGGCTGCATCTCCAGCAAGACAAATCTTACCCTTATTGTAAAAGGGAGCCGGGTAATCCCACAGATCAAATACTGCCCACTTATCGAGTTCTTTTGGGAAAAGATTAACGACGTTGCGAACGCAGGGACTCCACCCTGCAAAGGCTTTCTCCATATCTTCCCGGCACCCAGGCGCGACCATCTGCCTGTCGTTAGGCCATTCGTTCGGGTCCGAGACAAATGCGGTGGCATTAATCATCTTCTTGTTTGCCACGGGGTAGTGGATAAGATGTGCATTGGGCCCGACATGGTTGTGTTGGTTCTTTGCTTTGTATTCGCCGAGAGCTTTGATGGCATCTTCCATGGGAATTAAAGTCCGATAGGCAACTTTGTGCGTGTAGTGAGGGTAGGAGGCTGGGTTTCCCTCTCCCAGTATAATCTCCCGCACGCGTGATTTGATACCATCGCATCCAATTACTTGAACAAGCCGGCCATGTCAGTGGAAAGGAGTTTCAAAGAATGTGGTTGTAGAAGGACTGACCAGCATCTACCTCTACAGTCGTCCCGTCAACAAACGTCAGGATCAACTTTTCCTCTAGTCCTCGCTCCTCGATACTCTCCAAACGCTTCTTGCACTCGACCACCTCTGGCGGTATCACCTTGACGAGGGCTTCCAGGAACTGGTCTCTGCGGCATCCCTCGAACCCTCGATATCCCGCATTGATCTTGTACAGCATCCGCTGGTAGTATGGATCGTCTTCACGGTGGAGATTATAGCCATCGATCCATCGCAGATAGTCATTTGGATCCTTTTCGTCGCCGGTAGAGGTAGGTACGGATCCACTCGATCTCAGAGCCGTCACGATCGCTGGGTCGATCTGTTCCATGCACCGAATCGCATTTGCTGTAAATGCAATCCCGGCTCCTATCTCACGGAAACCCTGGGATTGCTCAAAGAGCCGGACCTTGACGTTTTGGCGGATAAGGCCAACCGCAAGTACAACACCAACAATGCCACCACCTATGATGGCGACTTGTACGGGCTCACCTGGGCGCACGGTACCTGGCATCGTAGGGATGATTTGGTAATTAatcgaaaaaaaaaaaaattctgAATATGAAAACAACTACTTCTTAGCTTGAAGTAGAGACTTTGTGATAATAGCAGTAGCGCAAGGTGATGTTTATTTAGCCGTTTCCAGAATATACGGGTACTCTGTGTAGAGCATTATCTGAGTTAGGGGGCTCCAGATGACAACCAATGCCAGTGATTTACAGCATCCAACTGCTCTGCCTGGCCGTACGACAGACATCAGCAGCCTGGAccagccgaagccgaagtATGTGCCAACCCTTGTCCCACGGCCTCTCAGCTGCCGACGGAGTAACTCACAACCCGAGCAGGAAATAgtctcaacatctccacAAATGATACATTGGTCTGTAATACCGTGAGTAAAACCCGACCTATTAGCAGCCAGAAAGTATATGAGTTTCGTAATTAACGGCTGATAGACTGCGCTGGAGCTCGTACGTAGCGTCAACATGTGGATGTCCTGTGGCTACACTGCTACCAACAAAAGAGTCCGGAAAGTCCGCATTGACCCGAGCGGATAATAGTCTAAATGAATATCCCTGGTCCCATGAGGTAAAAACGTGTTCACTCGCGTGGGTGACATTTGCGGAACAAATTCCCCGGCCTGGACTCGGAGTAACCGTTTGCAAATATACTTAGATACCCTCGACCGCTATCTATCAAGGAAACGTAGCCCCCAAGGCTCGGAGTATCGTGTCGAATAACGGGCCATAAACTTGTTTTTCATCCATCAGGAGCGCTAGCAAGGCATCAAAGTCAAAGTTCTAGATGACCTCGGAGCAGCCAGGAGAGGCTGGGCAGGGCGAGCTGATGGCAAGAGAAGAACTGTACACTATGCTAACTTCGTAATCTCAAGCTATCTCGGACTCGTAGATGTTCCATGATCATatcctttgcctttgacttTGGTGTTTGTACTGATAACGGGGTTTGCCTTGGTGTGCATGACTGGAACTCGTCTGTTTGCTGACAGCTACCTTCACGGCGGCTCTACTCGAGCTGACGTTCTCTCAGAGACCGCTGAAAGTCAGCAGTACTATTTTGTCTGAACCTGAAACTCTTATATTAGCCATATTCCACTGCTTAACCTCCTGTCATTTTCGTCTTTATTCCCGTGACACCTATTTCTTCTCATCAAGAAGTTTCCTCTTGGAGCACATGTCAATTTTCAACAAAATTTGATCTACTTTTGCATAATCGCTACTCGCACTAGAACAGGCAGGAAAATGCTTGGTCATCGGGACTTCACTACATTGCCTCTTTCACGGCGTGAGTTTCTCCTCTTTGGCCCTCTGGCCCTGTCGTTTGACCAGGCTGCCTTTGAGCATCTTCGCAAAACGATTGTCAACAGCGAAGAGCACCGTTGGGCTCTAGAGGTACTCGGCAGCCTTCCCCAATACTATGCGACCATTGTCAACGCTTTTCCTGGAATCAATGGTAGGAATGAGGTTCAACTCGAAGATCTCAAAGGTGCCCTTCACAGTGGAAAGCCTCTCGCGACCAGCTTCCCACTGCCCAACACCCTTCTTATTCCTCTGGTAATGGTCCTCCACTTGACCGAATACTCCAGATTCCTTCAGGAGATCAGTGAGGAACTTGAATCTGGTATTGATCTCTTCGATGCGTCCCGTCACAATAAGGAGACTGTTGGTTTCTGCACTGGTCTCCTCAGTGCCATGGCAGTTTCCAGCGCCGGCAGCCGGGAAGATTTTCGCAAATATGCGGCTGTTGCCGTGCGACTTGGCCTGCTCGTTGGTGTGGTGGTGGATTCTCATGATATATCATCCGCGCAAGGGCCCAGCAAGTCTATCAGTGCGTCTTGGAATTCTGCGCAAAAGCGTGAAGACGCACGGCGTATCATGGATGAATTTCCCCAGGTATTATAACTTGCTGGGCATATCTTTACCGTGAAATTTGTTCATATGGCTAATTCACGGTGCAGGCGTACATCTCTGTCTATTATGACGAAGACCGTGCTACTATCACAGCCCCAGCATCCGAGATTTCTGATCTGCATCGGCGTTTGCGAGCTTCTGGCATTGTAACAGCCGAGATCGGCCTGAATGGATGTTTCCATGCTGATTGTTATCTTGATCAACTGGATCCAATTATCCAGTTTTGCGACTCTCAGCCCGACTTCCAGCTTCCGGATGCATCCAAGGTTGTTATTCCTACCCGATCCAATGCTACTGGAGAGTTAATCCGCGACGGTGCTTTGCACCAGCACGCCCTGCGGTCTATCCTGGTCGAACCCCCTCAGTGGTTCGAGAGCTTCACTGCAGTGCGTGACGCTTGcgcagaggatgaagggGCCATTATATTCTCCTTCGGTCCCGAGCGGTGCGTTCCTCCGTCTCTCCTCCGGGTGTTGAGCCAGAAAGTGGTGACCGTGGAAGATCTCGACGTTTTAAAGAGATACCAGTACTCCTACTCCGAGAACGATATTGCTGTTGTCGGGATGTCCTGCAAGGTGGCTGGTGCCAACAATCTTGAAGAATTCTGGGACCTTCTTTGTACCGGAAAGTCCCAACATAGGGAAGTTCCGAAGGAACGATTCAGCTTTGAGACAGTCTTCCGAGATGTCGATTCTAAGAGGAAGTGGTTTGGCAATTTTATTGACGGCCATGATCAGTTCGATCACAAATTCTTCAAAAAGAGCCCCCGCGAGAGCGCTACAATGGATCCTCAGCAGCGTCATTTGCTCCAGATTGCCTAccaggctgttgagcaatCTGGATACTTTCATTCGGCCAATCCAGACAGACAGATTGGTTGCTACATGGGTGTGTGTGCCTGCGACTATGAGAATAATATTGCCTGCCATGCTCCCAATGCGTTCTCAGCTACGGGAAACCTGCAAGGTTTCATCGCCGGCAAAGTCAGTCATTTCTTTGGATGGACTGGACCTGGACTCACAATTGACACTGcctgctcatcctccgcCGTTGCAGTACACCAAGCATGCAAGGCCATCATTACCGGAGAGTGCACTGCTGCCCTGGCCGGCGGCACACATGTTATGACGAACCCGCTATGGTTCCAGAACCTTGCTGGAGCGTCATTTCTCAGCACCACTGGGCAGTGCAAGCCCTTTGACGCCAAAGCAGATGGCTACTGTAGAGGTGAGGGTATTGCAACTGTTTTTCTGAAGAAACTCTCTGCTGCCGTTGCCGACGGGGATCAGATTCTTGGGGTTATCACGGCCACTGCTGtgcagcagaaccagaatTGCACCCCTATCTTCGTCCCCAACGTGCCATCACTTTCCGACCTGTTTCGTGTCGTGGTGAAGCAATCTCGACTACAACCATCGGACGTGACTGTGGTTGAGGCGCACGGCACCGGAACTGCTGTTGGAGACCCGGCTGAGTACGACAGCATTCGATCAGTGCTAGGTGGCTCGAGCCGGGAGAAAACGCTTGCTCTCAGCTCCGTCAAGGGCCTAGTTGGTCACATTGAGTGCACCTCCGGCATTGTCTCGCTCATCAAAGTACTCTTaatgctgcagaagcggATGATCCCACCCCAGGCAAGCTTCACTACCATTAACCCGGCCATTAAGGCTACTCCTGCAGACAAAATCAACATACCGACCACTGTCAAGACTTGGGACGCCGAATTCTGCGCAGCTTTGATTAATAACTACGGTGCCTCGGGCTCCAACGCATCCATTGTCGTCACTCAACCGCCTGTTGGTACAGTTAAGCCAAGTGCAGAAACCTCAGGTCTTAAATACCCCTTCCGATTCTGCGGCATGGATGAACAAAGTCTGCGCCGGTACTCCAAAATCTTTCGGCAGTTTCTCAACCGAAAAAGCTACTCTGCGCAGGATCTCTCGTTGCGGAATATCTCCTTCAATGTAAATCGACAAAGCAACCGTCAGCTAGATCGAACTCTACTCTTCAGCGTCAAGACACTAGAGGAACTCGAACAGAAGCTCGTCACTTTCGAGAATGATAATGACAGTATTACATCTCTCGCACTGCCCAAGTCCAAGCCAGTCGTCCTCTGCTTTGGAGGTCAAGTCTCAACATTTGTCGGGCTGGATCGCACTGTATACGAGCGCGTGGCTATTTTACGGAAGCATCTCCATACTGTCGATGCAGTAGCTCGCTCGATCGGACTGAAGAGCATCTTCCCCAGGATCTTTGAGACTACACCCGTTAGTGACACTGTCCATTTGCAGATCATGCTATTTGCATCTCAGTACGCCTGCGCACGCAGCTGGATCGACTCTGGCATCCAGCCTGTTGCTGTAGTTGGTCATAGCTTCGGTGAACTCACTAGCCTTTGCGTCTCGCAGTCATTGTCTTTAGAAGACGCCGTCAAGATGATCGCAGCTCGTGCGACCCTAATCAGGGACGCTTGGGGCCCAGAGAAAGGCGCCATGCTTGCAGTGGAAGCGGATCTGGAAGACGTCCAGAAATTACTCGCTGAGTCGAGTGCTGGATGTCAAGATGTACAACCAGCCACGATTGCCTGCTATAACGGACCCAGGAGCTTTACACTTGCTGGTGCGGTTGCAGCGATTGACGCCGTTGCTGAGGCCCTCGCCACACCTGCGTTCTCCTCCATGAAGAACAAGCGCCTTAACGTGACGAATGCATTCCATTGTGCTCTAGTAGATCCCCTCCTTGATCGACTCGAGGAGAGTGCCCGGGAACTGACTTTCCGTGCGCCTGTGATTCCCGTCCAGAGAGCAACCGAGTATCAGACAGAGGAGCTTCCTACCTCCAGATTTGTCGCTGATCATATTCGTTCTCCGGTCTTTTTCAACCACGCAATTCACAGACTGGCGGATAAGTATCCTTCTTGTGTCTTCTTAGAAGCAGGCTCCAACTCGACCGTCACCAACATGGCCAGTCGTGCACTTGGCAATCCCAGCAGCTCCCACTTCCAGGCAATCAACATCACGAGCCATAACGGATGGAATAACCTTGTAGATGCAACTATGAATATGTGGAAATCGGGGCTAGGTGTCCATTTCTGGGCTCAtcagcccagccagaccAAGGAATacgctcttctcctgctACCACCGTATCAGTTCGAGCCTTCTCGCCACTGGATAGAATTGAAGAATCCGCCAAAGCTGACAGCCGCACCAGCAATTGAGGAAGTTAAAAAAGAAGAGGCTAAGGTACCGAATACTTTATTGACATTTGTGGGGTACCAAGACAGTGAGAGGCAGCAGGCAAGATTCCGAGTCAATACTATGATCCCCAAATACGACAAGCTCATCCGAGGCCATATCATTGCACAAACCGCTCCCATCTGCCCAGCAACCGTACAGCTTGACCTGGTCATCGAGTCTATCCGGAGTATCCGTCCGGAGCTTGCAAGCACTGAACACGAGCCTCAGATCCATGCCGTAGAGAATCTGGCGCCAATATGCGTGAATCCACTGAGAGCTGTGTGGGTGGAGGTCACAGCCGACGACGTCGCTCAAGGAACCTCCTGGAATTTCCAGGTATACAGCGACGATCTACAGAACGGTTTCTCCAAAACCATCCATACAACCGGTCGAGTTATCTTCCGGTCCATTAGTGATGTGTCCCTAAAGTATGAGTTTGCCCGGTTTGAGCGGCACTTCAGGCACCAAACGTGTGTCGAACTAATGCGCGGCGGTGAAGTCGATGAAGTATTACAGAACAGAAATATCTACAAGATGTTCGCCGAGATTGTCGATTATGGCGAGGACTACCGTGGGCTCCAGAAGCTTGTGAGCAAGGGCAATCAGTCCGCTGGATATGTGGTGAAGAAATACAACCCTGAGTCCTGGCTTGATGGGCATCTAGCCGACAGTTTCTGTCAAGTGGGAGGCATTTACGTCAACTGTATGACGGATCGTGTTCCAAATGATATGTTCATCGCCAACGGCATCGAGCAGTGGATGCGTTCACCCAAAATGCGTCAACAGGACCCTCGACCCGAGTCGTACCATGTGCTGGCAACGCACCATCGGCCCTCTGATAAGGCATTTCTGACTGATGTGTTCGCTTTCGACTCGACTACTGGTGTCTTAATCGAAGTTATTCTGGGTATCAGCTACGTCAAGATTCCCAAAGCCTCGATGAGCAAGTTACTCTCTCGCCTTACAGTGAATGATAGTGCTAGTTGTCCTACCAACATGCCTCTGCTTTCAAAATCAGCCAGTGTGAACCTGTTTGATGCTCCAGAGAACCTCAGCACTCCATCACTGTCTGTTGCTCCTACCCAGCAGTCTGCTCCCGCCCTCAGCCTCTCCAAAGTAAAAAAGGTCAAGAACGATGGGCCAGACAAGGGGCAGCTCACGCAACGAATCAAGTCCATCCTGGCGGAACTTTCCGGTCTCGAAATTGCAGAGATAAAGGACGATAGCGAGCTTGCCGACCTCGGAATCGATTCTCTCATGGGTATGGAAATGGCACATGAGATAGAGAAGGCTTTCACAATTTCGCTGCCTGAGAGTGACCTCATGGAGGTCGTAGACGTGCCGAGCCTAATTAAATGCGTACGGAAAGCTATGAGCGGCGATGCTGATTCCGCTGAATACACCACCGAGCAGAGTACATCCGAAGCGGCGGACAGCGACGATAAATCCACGAATTATACCACTCCTAGCACTCCAGGCGAGGAAGCTCTCGACATGGACAAGTCTATGCGCGAGTTTCTAGGGAAAGAGGGCACGGAGTTAAATCTCCCCTTTGAGACGGTCATGAAGGCATTCAATGAGACCAAGAACATGACGGACGACAGGATTGCAGAGTACCAGCAAACTCGGTACGTCGAAAGCGTTCTTCCAATGCAGAGCCAGATGTGTGTGTCTCTCGTGTTGGAGGCATTTGATCAACTCAACATGAGGATTCGCACCGCTCCTGCAGGGGAGAAATTCACGCGTATCTCTCATCCGAAGGAACATACTCGGCTAGTCGACTACCTATACAAGATGCTAGAGGACGCAAGCCTTATCAACATTGACGGAGAGGTCATCACCCGAACGGCCATCCAGGTTCCACGGCCTAGCAAAGAGATTTTCGATGAGCTCGTCTCGCAACACCCGGACCAGAACGCGGCCGACAAGCTAACATTTTACACCGGATCCCATCTCGCAGAAGTGCTGAAAGGAGAAACAGACGGCATCAAACTGATATTCGGAACGCAGGACGGACGAGAGCTAGTCTCGAAACTATACAGGGACTGGCCCCTCAACCGCCTCTTCTACCGGCAGATGGAGGACTTCTTAGAGCGACTTACGTCCAAGTTAGACATAAGCCAGGGCGTGATCAAGATCCTCGAAATGGGTGCAGGGACCGGAGGAACGACTAAATGGCTTGTTCCTTTGCTGGCGAAGCTCAACATACCGGTTGAGTACACCTTCACCGATATTGCCCCGTCTTTCGTTGCTGCGGCGCGCAAGAAAttctccaagcaatacccGTTCATGAAGTTCAGAACTCACGATATCGAAAAGGCCCCTGCAGATGATCTTATCGGCAGCCAGCACGTTATTATCGCCAGCAACGCAGTTCATGCTACGCATAGTCTCAGTGAATCCGGAAAGAACATTCGCAAGGCACTGCGGCCTGACGGCGTTCTGCTGATGCTTGAGATGACAGGGACACTCCACTGGGTCGACATTATTTTCGGCCTCTTTGAAGGGTGGTGGTACTTTGATGATGGCCGCACCCACGCCGTCACTCACGAGTCCCGGTGGGCGAAGGACTTGCAGGCTGTTGGATACGGCCACGTCGACTGGACGGATGGCGTACGTCCGGAAAACaagctcgagaagctcatcatcgcGTTCGCATCAGGCGGGAGGTATGAAAGACTTCACATTCCCCGACCTCTAGAAAGTGCCTCCGCTGACTGTGCAGCGCGACAAGCAGTCGTCGATAGGTACGTGCAGGAGATGACCGCTGGCTTTGGAGCTGCAACAGGGGTgtctccttctgctcctctggCACATCAAGAACCCAAGGGCTGCTGCGTCCTGGTGACTGGTGCCACGGGTAGCCTGGGATGTCACCTTCTTGCGGCACtcacctcccttcccaccaTCGCCAGCGTGGTATGTCTCAATCGCCGCAGTCGACAAGATCCCCTCGAGCGTCAACACCGTTCGCTTCTTGAGAAAAAAATCTTTCTTTCCGAGGAGACTGCTGCCAGGGTCAGAGTGATTGAGACAGACATGTCAAAGCCCCAACTCGGCCTTTTGGAAGAGGAATATAACTATCTCCTCAATAGCGTGACTCATATTGTTCACAACGCCTGGCTCATGAATGCCAAATTGCCCCTTAGGAGGTTCGAACCTCAGCTCCAGATCATGCGGAATCTGCTGGATCTCGCTTACGGGATCTCCCTTCAACGACCTATGGAGAAGGTCTCCTTCCAATTCATCTCATCCATCGCGACAGTGGGCCACTGGCCAATTTGGACTGGTAAGTCCAGCGTCCCCGAGGAGCGCATGGCGATCGAGTCGGTCCTTCCCACCGGGTATGGGGACGCAAAATACATCTGCGAACGCATGATCGACGAGACCCTCCATAAATATCCAGACAGATTCCGGGCCATGGTAGTGCGCCCTGGACAAGTCGCCGGCTCAAGCACCAGTGGATATTGGAATACCATGGagcatttttcttttctagtGAAATCGTCTCAGACTCTAAATGCCCTACCTGACTTTGATGGTGTGCTGTCATGGACCCCGGTGGATGTCGTGGCCAGCACGCTCGTGGATCTCCTCCTGCTTCCGGAAGATAAAACCCCGTATTCCATCTATCACATTGATAACCCAGTCCGCCAGccctggaaggagatgaacGTGGTACTTGCAGATGCGCTGCATATACCCCGGTCGAACATCATTCCATTCGAGAAATGGATTCAGCGGGTCAAGGACTATCCCCGCCAAGTTGAGGGTGCAGAGGGAGACAATCCTGCGATTCTGCTGGTCGATTTCCTTGATAACAATTTCATCCGCATGTCTTGTGGGGGCCTTTTGCTGGAAACGAAGAAATCGCGCGAGCATTCGAAAACTCTCGCAAATCTAGGACCGGTCAGTGCAGAGACAGCGAGGCTGTTCATTAAAAGTTGGATAGATATGGGATTTTTAAGTCCATGATGTCCTTTACCTCAGCTTTTGTTTGCATCTCTCAGTGTTAGTCTTGTATTCACAATACAATCTTAACCCTTGAATAATCTCCCATTTGCGCTGCTGAGTTGAGCTCGGCCTATATATATCATCCAGTTCAGTTGTTCTGTCTGTACTAACTGCTAGGCGCCTACAGGATCCAGTAACGAGTTGACTTATAGGCTGACTACAGCGAGTAGCTTCATGCAGGGACCTTTAGCTTTCTGTCCCCTGCAACAAGATAAAAACAGAGGTCTGGGAAGTACAAGGATTAGCGCTCCAAATGCAAGCCACTTCGTCGCGAACAGTGACATATGCACATCAGAAGTAGACCTGCGTCAGAACAGTGAGATTACGCAGCGCGCACTGTGCCTAAAGAACATCGTTCGTATTTTGTCAAACTTAACAGGGCAGAAGGTACAGGTATTCCTATGTCCGCATCACTGGGTGGGCAGTGAGAGGCTGAGTGGGGACATACACCCCATTCTGACAGGAGCAACCGATTGACCGTAATTGTGTCGTTCGTCAAGCGGTGAAGAGGTTGGAGGAAATGATTGAAGGACTGGTTATATGCGTTCAGGGAAGCACTCTGTCTTGAACTCTGATTGCTCTATTCTTGGTTGTATAGGGCAGTTGAAACTGTTCCGGGAGAGGTCAATGAGCGAGACAATGTGGGAACTGCGCGGGATTTTATTCTCTGAGAACACTGATTATAATCTAATATATCAGATACCTTTTAAGTAGTTATTCCCGATGGCTTTGTAACTGTCAGCTTACATCGTCGCCCAAGGCAGAAGCGGAGCACTTTAATGGCAAGCCAGCGGGCTACTTTTACCACTAATATACACCCTTGCTCACATTCTCGCTCGGAAAATTCTTTCTAAGCAATTCATTTTACTCATAACCACAGATATTTGCTATATCCCCATGCAGAGCTGCATGCTCCCAGCCTACTGGTATACAAGGCAAAACAATGAACTAAATTGATGGCCTCCTTACTGAACATCCAAATCATCCTATCGTTGGCTACAGGGTCTGCAAATAAATGCGTCCTCATCTAGTCTCCTGACTACTTGCCCAGGTCGTGCCCATATATAGTCCAGAAAACTGACATCGGCAACTCCATACGGACCAGTTATCTCCCGACGGGCCGGCCCGGATAGTAATAATACCACCACAATACATAAGCAGCATGCAATACGTCAATCCCCCGCCATATTCGTCATATCGACAACCTGAATCTGTCCACCTTGCCCCGTACCCTGCATCCAGCATGCCCCAAGAACCCACGCCTGCCGTCAGCGGCATCGATTTCTACCTCCAGCGCGCATTCTCTCTCCGCGGGAGTTCCGAAGCACAAAGTTTTTACGATGAATGGGCTCACGCCTATGACGCAGACATCAATGACGTCGGGTACGCTTCCCCGCGGCGGGCTGTGGACGCGATCATAGACAACCTTCCACCATCCTTGATTTCTAGACCAGAGAAACTGCAAATCCTCGATGCAGGGTGCGGAACAGGCCTTGTGGGTGACTGCCTAGCTCAGTCGTCTTTGTCAGGAGAATTTGATCTTAATGGGGTTGACCTTAGCGAGGGGATGCTGGAGGTTGCGCGTGGGAAGGGCAATTATCAGTCTCTTGAGACGGCAGATTTGAATGAAGGAATTCTTAGCCCGGATGGGAGGTACGATGTTGTTGTGTGTGTGGGCACGCTGACAAAGGGTCATGTTGGGGCAGGTGTATTGGAGGAGTTTGCAAGGTTGACTATGAAAGACGGATTGGTGGTTGCGACCGTGCATGATGGGATCTGGGAAAGTGGTGGGTTTAAGGATGTGATTGGCAAGTtaaaggagaagagggtgGTGAAGGTCGTCAGTCTGGATTCGTTTGGGATTCTAGAGGACGAGAGTCAAGGGGGGAGGATGGTTAttttgaagaagatatagtaCACAGATATCGCCCTGCTGAcaaagacaaagccaaagacagAATGTCAACTGATAGTTATTATTTGATTTATTGGATCGCGCTGCAGTACGGACCAGCTAATGTCCGTAGAGGTAGTATGGACAGGTAAGGCAATCTTAGGGATATACCTATGGTTTTATAGCCATTTTGGATATTCCCAATCCAAGTGTCAGTGCATCCTGTGTAGCCGGTAA encodes the following:
- a CDS encoding protein dbaH (transcript_id=CADANIAT00003921), translating into MPGTVRPGEPVQVAIIGGGIVGVVLAVGLIRQNVKVRLFEQSQGFREIGAGIAFTANAIRCMEQIDPAIVTALRSSGSVPTSTGDEKDPNDYLRWIDGYNLHREDDPYYQRMLYKINAGYRGFEGCRRDQFLEALVKVIPPEVVECKKRLESIEERGLEEKLILTFVDGTTVEVDAVIGCDGIKSRVREIILGEGNPASYPHYTHKVAYRTLIPMEDAIKALGEYKAKNQHNHVGPNAHLIHYPVANKKMINATAFVSDPNEWPNDRQMVAPGCREDMEKAFAGWSPCVRNVVNLFPKELDKWAVFDLWDYPAPFYNKGKICLAGDAAHASSPHHGAGACIGIEDALCLATLMKQVNVSVQASRVSKGKALSAAFETFNAIRRTRSQWLVNSSRRVCDFYHQPEWADPAKWVKAETCFEELKDRSYKIWHFDYDEMIKETLKSYSNREAALLQESSEGSVEK
- a CDS encoding beta-ketoacyl [acyl carrier protein] synthase domain-containing protein (transcript_id=CADANIAT00003922), translating into MDPQQRHLLQIAYQAVEQSGYFHSANPDRQIGCYMGVCACDYENNIACHAPNAFSATGNLQGFIAGKAIITGECTAALAGGTHVMTNPLWFQNLAGASFLSTTGQCKPFDAKADGYCRGEGIATVFLKKLSAAVADGDQILGVITATAVQQNQNCTPIFVPNVPSLSDLFRVVVKQSRLQPSDVTVVEAHGTGTAVGDPAEYDSIRSVLGGSSREKTLALSSVKGLVEADDPTPGKLHYH
- a CDS encoding class I SAM-dependent DNA methyltransferase (transcript_id=CADANIAT00003923), whose product is MQYVNPPPYSSYRQPESVHLAPYPASSMPQEPTPAVSGIDFYLQRAFSLRGSSEAQSFYDEWAHAYDADINDVGYASPRRAVDAIIDNLPPSLISRPEKLQILDAGCGTGLVGDCLAQSSLSGEFDLNGVDLSEGMLEVARGKGNYQSLETADLNEGILSPDGRYDVVVCVGTLTKGHVGAGVLEEFARLTMKDGLVVATVHDGIWESGGFKDVIGKLKEKRVVKVVSLDSFGILEDESQGGRMVILKKIYTDQLMSVEVVWTAILDIPNPSVSASCVAGTSASVATSRMSICPVSVVGEGYRKHSVSGVLDGNSAIRPIQLAVC